GATCGATGGGATGAGCCAGCATTTATAATGCGGTGAGACTACAATAACCTAATAATCAAATATGTGAAATGCGTTTAGATCTAGGATTCTAATGACGAACATATCCCTTACCTATCAAGAAAAAAACTTACATATTCCACAAAATGAGTatttaaaatatcaaaatatattctaaaattaaaattttaacaaaaatatatgtaacTGTGGTGGCtgccccattttttttctctctctctagaaagAGGAGGTGGATCGAGGATGCGGTGGCCAAATTCCGGCTACCACAGCCCAGATTGAGATCGCGAGTGATCATAGAGGTCATCAACAATCTCAATTGAAGTTGCAGTGGTCGGAACTGGGCCATGACAGACCCAATTTaaatctctttctctttttttgaatgaagagagaggaggagatgACTTAGGAGCGACGCGAACCTGACGAACACTACTACCGCCCCAAGCAAGGTTGCGCGGCGAATTTGCCAGTGATTAAAAAATAGGTGGtagttttgaaaattttgagggCTTTTTCATCTTTTCGTGCAAAACACTATCCACTCTTAATCTATACCCCTAGTTGGGATAAaacccttaatttttttatccagATGAATTCCAAACGCAATCCCTATCCTATCAACACCAAATATGGGTCTAAAATTTTACTAAAATCCTATCCTAGATTATATCTAGATGATCAAACGTGTCCATAATGACATGAAACCTAAAAATTCACCAATTGATCAGtggtatctttttttttttaaaattgtgtaCCAAAGCCTGGAATTCTCTCTTATACCGTGCAGGTCGCTGATCAGCATTATCAGCCACGCCACCAGCAGCATCTATGTCAGGGATGTCAATCCTTTCAGCTTTCGGCACGACAACCTATCCGCCAGAGACGCGAATAAACAAAATACAACAAAAGGTGACATCACTATGATCCAAACCGTTCAACAAATCTACTAATCATGATTTTTGTTTTGCACTCTATCCGGGTAGTTCTCGCCTCGGGCAGCTTTCGCCTGCCTTCTCTCTGGAATGAAGcaagaataattaataaaacgGCAGGCTtagaatatttatatatgtcaGGTTTATATACGGAGCAGaataaaagtagagttaaaaagaGTTTTGATCATATGAGCAACAAATGCATGTGCCAATTCATCTATCATATTGTATATGATCATATCATGTCAAGGATGGGtcttattatatgtatatatataatatcctCTTATAACATTGACAAGAAGAGCTATGCACCACAGCAGCACCAGGGCATGCATTAATCAGATATCTAAACAAATCTTCGATCAAGTTATTAAACAATACTGTAAGACAGTCCCGCCAGTGGAACAATCTTAAACGCAATCATGCATGTAATTGCTACACCTGTTAATTTCTCTATCATAATTAATTCTCCCCCAGCAACACACAATTTCAGCCCAAACATCTTTGAATGAACCGggggaaagaagaagaaaagctgAGCTAATTGCGGTTGATTTATGTGCTCCATTAGCATGAGTTTTAATTTAGTTCACCAGCTAGAACAAAAATCCGATCAACAAAGCCAAGAAACAACTCAACACGGGGGGCGAAACTTCAAAATTCATCAATGCATATATAGGAAaagggagagggagggagtGAAGAGTATCGAGAGGGTGTTCCAGCTTGACGGATCTCTTGGCCATGGCAAAACAAGCGGCTGCAGATCAAATTTAGAGTTTATTGGAATTGGAGTAATATTTTCCCTTGTATTTAATTTGACAATACAagaggcatatatatatatatacacaagaGGAATGACCAAGAAATATCTCTTATAGTAGGATATCTGTACAAGTTAATATGACACCTATTACAATATCAATTACAAAATGAACCTCACCAGCTCGATGTAGCATATTGTCCCACCTTTAATGTTATCTCTCGTATATGTGTCGATATGTTTAATATTATCTCTTTAATATTCTactgatgatatatatatattatatcctTATGAGATATTATGTTATAAAATAAACATTATATTTAGCAAGTATATCTATTTCTGCACTGATTACAATCCCACGGACCTCTATAAATAGTAAATACGCATACACATAGGTTTTTTCTCATACAAACTCATTTAAAATGGAATCTTCCCCTTTCTTGCAGGTTGTTTGGCACTCATGGACGTTATATACGTGGTTTGCAAGTGATCAATATCGGATTTTTCCGGACGATCAACATATTGATATAATATGATTATCGTTAAGCCCTCTAAAATCTAAATCCTCTATCTAAACCATCTGTCTGCCACAAGAATTCTCAGTGAAAATTGGGCGGAGAGTCCTCAGGTGGATCCATATAGaatgaaaagataaatttCCACTTGATCTGAATTTCTTCCTTTCTGTAAGTCATACATAAAATGAAAGATTGGAACGGAAAGCTACTTTGGCAGCcgggggggtggggggtggGGGGAAACCCAATAAATCCACAACACTTGGCAGTGGCACGGCCACTAGTGGTAGGTGAggtgaaataaaagaaaaaggactcGTCTGAAATCCGAATTACTTTCTTTAAAATGCAAAAAGAGTTATAGCACATAGATGGAATTCAAGAGTTCTTTAAGATAAACCACGAAAACTTATTGCCTTTCACAAGATGgacaaatttcaaaaattcgaagtaatttttgaaaagattCAGAATATTCACATAAAATCTGTCTATCTATAGCTTGGCCAATGAAGagttttgtgtgtgtgtgtgtgtgtgtgtgtgtgtgaacATTGTGTATTctttcataaaaatataacatataatatGGTATATAGCTTTTCGAATTTGAAATAATCATAAGTTCTGACTTATGTCAAAGAACTccttataaatttaataggacaaaattatcaaaattgaaaagacaATAGAACTATACACGTGCGAATATATATCATGTTCCTTTATGTAAGCTTAGAAGCATACTACTGGGCATCCTTATCGGAGTAATTATTCTACTAACATGGACAACATGTTCGCGCCGTTGATACGACTAGCTAGTCATATATGCAGAGGACATTAGAGCACAACTTTCAGTTTATCAGTTATCTCTtcgatcttcttcttcttccttggaGGAAACACAGGGAGGGTCGAACACGCTGAAGGCCCGGAAAGCCGAGATcacagagagggagaggaagcAGCAGAGTGCCAAGGCATGGAAGACGAGGCCGATCCCCATCCTCGAGCAGAACTTCCCGAATGAGCTGCAGGCCTCACTCCATGTCACCTCCCTGTCCCCTTTGTATCCTAAGTAGACTATCTCGGACACTGCTGCCACAGATGTCACCATCAAGTATGCGATAACCTGATCAGAGAGGAAGAAAATCCAGGCTTTGATGGCCAAAACACGGAGCCACGACGATGCCGCAGACGTAAAAGCATAGGCCGCACATATTGCACTTATCAAAACCATGTACCTGCAAGGTGACAAAATCCAGACAACTTAGTAATTAGTATACTTAGCATCTATGTCCGTTCGATTCAGCATAAATTCTGGTTTCTGCCCATTTGTCTTCGATGGATATTTCAGTTTGCATTAAAGAATAAGCAACGAAAGGACTTACTTGAGGCCAAGGAGATTGTGGAACTCTATCTTCCCGAAGGTTTCGTTGCTCTGGTGGTCGGTCACGGTGAGCGAAATGCTCGCAATGCTCAACGGGATCGCGGAGACTCTGAGCGTGCAGTCGAGCATCTTCAGGGCCGGGAGCTGCTTCGGGGTTGAGCTGCTGCCTTCAACTTCGAGGCTCATTCTCCTGAACTCTATGAAGCAGTCCCAAGAACAGACACAGAGTCAGAGTTTGTGGTGGTGATGAGGAAAATTTGTTCTGTTTGATGAGAAATAGAAAACGTCTGAAAGACAATTGGGGCAACaaaggttatatatatatatatatatatatatatgtatatgtatatatcatatGACTATTGATGTGTGGGAAGTGCGCGTGCTGATGCGTAGTGGGGACGAGGGAGGAGTGAGAATTAGTGGGGCGTTGGCTTTCTCTCGATGGAAATGATTGATCATACCTTGCTGTTCTTTGCTCCTTTATGCCACCGGAATCATCGGATGGATAAATAATACGCGTATCGATCCGTGACCATCGGATAAATTCTAAGCGGCGAAGATAGCTTGTCAAGATGCTGCTTCGAACTGCTCAGTATCTACTCGCTGCGACGCCGATGCCCAGGGAAAAACACGGAAGCCGATTGGATTCATTGCCTTGTGCCGGCACGTGATGTGTTAGCTGGGATTCGAGGTGTCTATGTAGAATGGGGTTTGGTAAGTTTCCTTGTTTAGGAACAAGCATATGAGGGGATGATGCTTTGCTAATCCCATTTTTCTAAATCGGCCCACTGATCATGATTGATTGCAGAGTTATTAGTGTATACCaaccaattaattaaattaaatttcccATTTGCTTACCTCATGATGACGAGCGAAATGAGTCGTTTctgcctatatatatgtgtttagAAAGCCCATTGGGTATTGATCCAAACCCAACATATGTCTGTTTAGTTTGCGTTCTTGAACGTGGATGGGCTTGAAATGCTTTTGAGCCCAACATTCGGCTAAGTACACCCTCTAATATATTACAAACTGTGTTCggaagaaagtaaaaaaactaaatgataataataatgatgatgatgattattatagtgatgatgataataataataatatatgtatgcGGACCGTATTCGGGATATCGAATCATAGTTAAGAAGAAGTCATATTCCGGAAGCCCCGGGTCGACTCCCAGAAGCTGAACTCCGTTCTCCACTCGACCGTACCATGAAGATGCGAGCATTCAGTTGATGAGTTTTCCTTAGGCCAGCGGCAGTAACACGTTCGGCATTCACCTTTCGTCTCCATCTATATGGTGATGTGTTAGCTGATACTATATTGATTTACTTTGGAccaaaaattgcaaattatagaaaatttcAACGTCATTCTAATTAACTCCCATCGACCATCTGGACTTCTCTCGGACTAGGAAGTTGACAGGTACAAATGATGTCTATGTAGTATTCAATCAAAAATTAGGACAAGCTTGTGTTATAAGATTCCCCAGAATTAATCAATCCGATCTCTCATTTTCCGTGTGCCTTTAATTAAGCTTTAATTAATTCGcccaagaaaagtaagctttAATTAATGACCAAAggacttttaaaaaaaaacaattatttgcacccacaacaactgacaattaTTGCTcgtattaattaatattatcttaCTAGCCACGTGCATAAATTTTACTGTTTAGGGATTAATCCCGCGTCACCTTCGACAGCGACCCTTTTAAAAGCTATTTGGGATATGTTTCGTGTGGAGGGTGAAAtcggaaattaataaaatacttATTAAAAATCAGTGTCACCTTctatttttgaattattattcaTAATAATCCCCGACATCCTCAAGTTAGATCAGGTGAAGCTTAGTAATAAAAGTCAAGCGGACTACACTGACTTGATAAGCCGTGTAGAAAACTATCCATCTTTTCAATTGCGCGTGTATGTATATGACGAACGCATGGGTAGGAGTGCAAGTGAAAAATCTAAAaccccaaagaaaaaaaaaatactaatctAATCTGCTCTAaaatccgaatttttggactCCTAAATGAATTTTAGGAGTTTTTCACGTCCAGAAAActgagccaaaaaaaaaaagtgagttCCCCCACCTAAAAGAGGCCGCGGCCCCGACCCAACcgcaattaataatttttatacttttattttattaattagtgtataatatatgtaatatttataataattatttaccaaaaaatatttataatgattattcgcaataaaatttgaaaggaGGAAAGTAAAAATCTTAAGTTTATATGCAGTTATATACCTTTGAGTtcaacattttttaaaatggtTTTACACTtcatttgatttaatttattagaCGTTGtacttattatataattttttattggatGATATTGCGATGaatttcattctttttattttgtaattctataatttatctattttaaatttggactgaaaaaaaaaaactcattcGCAAAACCATAACCGTTAgtgttgtgtttggttttagagttgagttgagttgtattttgattttaattgggttgtaatgattgtgttgttgaattatgagaaaaagtgtgaaaaagtaatgaatacctgagagaatttagtattaaaaattgaattgaatataatgGAGTTGTATGTGAGTTTATGTATGGGGCTcaccttttttactttgagaagttgatttttgttgtgtagtgagtaaagttaaagttataattaaaatcttaaaatacgattgcaaaaccaaacggagtGTAGGAGTTGAGTTTTTCTCATCCCAAATGGTTCATGGGTGATCATCTAGTTTATATCATATGAAAAACTCaaactcaaaaaatataacaaaaaaacgCTACCATGCACCGAACATATGAAACTGGAACCCATCCCATAGGGATGGGTTAAagcaaagaaagggaaaaaaaataaaattacagtGACTGGATTTTTTGTACCGAACATATGAAACcggaaattttcatatttttgttttcgGAGTGGATTTTTTATGAGCCCCCAAAATTAACAAATGTatgtttaaaatatataatgccccttattataatttataagcGCACTCTTTCAAATCATGCCACTGTGCTCTCTATTTTCGGATGCTCTAATTTGAAGGATACAACATTTACTCTTCATATCTCGTTATTCCTCATTATATCTTTCGACGGTCCAATACTCTTGAATACTGCCTCTAATGTGCCAACGAGATTTTTTGGGAAGATTTGTTAATTGCCTCCAAAATTCCGTATTGGAATCTCATGTTTATTTTCATACTACGTACTTCCAAATCTTTGTATTGTACAATATGTTTGTTACATGTATCATTAGGATGATCCCATCATTCAAAACCGTCTAAGTACTTATCAAAATGAAATTTGTAATGACTACCAATTCGGCTGACCTAAATCATCTCGAACAGGGCATGCACCTTTGTAATCAGAAcaaaaattaggggcaatTCAATGCGGAGAGATGATTGAAACTTTTTCCTCTGATAAGTTTCGAATGAAGAATTTCGTATCAAACAgagaagaataataataattacctTAACCATTAATAATTGTCTCTACGTAGGTGGCATGCATTATCCTCAAACCACGAGCACGACGTATCATATACtcgtacatttttttttcaaataccctcgtacatttatttatgataATATCTGATGACATTACAATAATTAACGTGggttatatatacatgtacaccgcatgggattttttttttttttacttatgcGGTCTAGAGATACGATTTATAAACTTTGCAGAGGCAAAGTTGGAGGAATATTGTTCTCATTCATTCACTGCTATCGTCTGTGTACATATACTGTCATGGACAAAAGACGCTCTAAAAATAAGATATCTACTTTCCTAGGACATGTAAACAAGGATATAAAGtatataaactaattaatgtACATAATATACAAAATCCCGATAAATGTGTCAATATTCTGTCACCATGTTACTTTGACTTACTTGATCTGGATCTGAATTTTAAGCGGacgaaggaaaagaaaaaaagaaaaagaaaaaagaattgttGCATCTAGAGAACTTTTCCCATCTGGCACGTGGTGATCTACATGATCTTTTTGGTAGGTAATAAACTTGTAATTACGGTTCAGGTTAACacgaattattttttcattatgaAAAATAGATCGATTAGCATTGTCTATAGAgataaggaaaaaagaaatacagGTTAAACAATGATAAGAGTTGGGTTAGGaaccttttaatttttgataaaGAGCATTCTACTGTGCTACTTATCATATctctaatttaaaaattcttttcgtTTATCCACGAAGTGCGCCTATACTATATATTTTAAGAgacataaattttaaaagctCATATTTTTAGCATTCTAACTATAGTTAGTGCCCTCTAGGCTTTGTGCTTAACAACTTTATTAGACTTGGTTTGGGAATGTTGTTGTTGAAATAAAAGTactgaaatataattattgaaaaatatgtgcttttttttgctgaataaaagATTGGGAGGGGGAGTCCACCATAACAATTCCCTTTGGAGACCAGAAGAGCTTCACAACCGCCGTTGAATGTTTCATTCGTCCTAATCGGGGAGACACAGTTCACTTAAGTCACTATGACCCCATCAAAGTGCACAGTGAACCAGAACAGCTCTCATAGGATTGATGACAAGAGTTTACTAACGCAAGCGCTTTCGTATTTAAGTCAAGATTCGACCCATTGACCTCCCCTTTAGAAGATGAAATTCATTACCAACTGGACTACCACCTTGGTGGtactgaaaaatatatgttgaTTTCAATATAAACAAAAGTATTTTGAATgtaacaatttaaaattgctgaaattaaaattaacacTTAAAATAGttataagtaaaaataatttttataatactCAGTAACCTGTTGAAGAAAATCACGTTTTCAATCGTTAGAATCTACCAAACCATGGTTTTGTTTACCAAACACTGTTTTGACTTAAAAATCAAAAAGCACTTCAAACCGTCACCATATTCCCAAATGAAGCCTTAGTTATTGGATTAATCAACGAGTAAAGAAAAGATTGataaaatgataattaatGGCTTGAAGGCAAGAGCTAGGCCTAGCTACCTAAGGTaggtttaattaattttagttcCCCAATAATATATTGCTGAAAAGCACGTTTAgtgaataattaatttaatatctaTCGAAGGCTTCGAGGAGGAGCTCCATTATCGGACATTCCAGATCAAGAGCTTAACTATTAGCACGTCAATATGTAAGCTCAATTATTTTgagtaaacatatatataaatatgtttgATTAGCTGCCACCAACACGTTTTTCACGCTAAACCGAAAGGAACCACAAGCAGGGCCAGCCCTATTATGGTAAGGCCGGTAAAGCCACCGCCTTAGGCCCCAAAAATTTTAGGCCACAATAAGGAAGATTGTAAccaatatgtatatatgttgttGTTCTTACCCGTAATAATTTTTAGATTACAATAAAAGCCAATGAATCTAGTGCAAATCTTACACATAATAATATAAGTCCATGACTTTATTACAAACAAACTTACATGGCAAAGACAATTCTTCATAAatctaatttttctttatttgtatTTGTATTGATTTTTCAACCATAACATAATCTTAACTTTTTAATCTGTCAACCTTCATAATTTATTGCTCGCTTCTCTCGCAATTCCTAATTACCCTTCCTATTAACTATCAATTAGGTTCAATTAGATGAAATTTCCCCATTCCCTTTATTCTTTCTAAATTTGTCATTCTTTGTAATATCTAATTGAAGTAAAGTAACCTTTTTCTTGCTATTTCatcctcttttttttggccgagCTGCTGAagtttcctctctttttttctttttttttcggttgaaAGAGGGGGCGAAGCCCGAGTACGAATAAAAGCAAAATACCAAATAACTAAATCGAACAAAGATGGGGTAAGGCAGCCCCAACAATATCTCCAGAAAGTagaactctaatttccgacggTGGAGTGTGTTGAATGTGTAATCCCAAGGGTAGGCTAAGCGATCATCGTGCCATCCAATCCGCTACAGAGTTTCCTTCCCGATACTAATGACTAACTTTGCCATGCCAGTCACGCTCAAGCCACGAACGAATCTCCCGAATTATCCCCTGAcgtttcctcttttctttctcgtGTTCCATATTTTTATGTGGTTTTTCTTAtcgtttttcctttttattttttggttgatGCAAACAGTAGagaaaggatttttttttgtagataatgatatataacataataaactcacattgaaaaagatagaatatatatatatataaattaattattaacttTATATGTCAAAggttaaaaaatcaaaattataaattataggtCTCTATTATATTTGGACCGCCACAGACCACACGTGAATCTCATTTCACCGGCAGTCCAATACATTCAACACATGGGCGAGCCTACTCAGTACTATCCaatatattcattattttctccgAAGGTCCCACAATTCATTCTCTCCATTTTTAAAGGTTTCTCGTGGTAAAATCCAACCTCATATTCATCAATCAACTATCCCTCTCCAATCCAATGGAGAAAGCTTTGTTCCACTCCGTTGATGGCCATGCCATGCTCTGCTTTCCCTCCGGATCCCATCACCGCCGCCCGTGCCCCGTCCCGCGGGCATCGATGGTGACCGCCACTCCGACCTCCCGCAGCGCCGCCCAGTCACCTTCTTACTGGGACGCCATCAACCTTCATATTGCTACCCACCTCGAGAAGTCCATCCCGCCCCGGGCTGTGCCCTCTGTCTCCGAGCCCCTCCGCCAGCTGGCCATCGCCGCCCCAAGGAGCTCCGCCCCGGCCCTCTGTGTGGCCGCCTGCGAGCTGGTCGGCGGTACCCAAGACCAGGCCATTGACGCAGCCGTCGCCCTGCACCTGATGCATGCTGCCGCCTTCGTCCACGACCACCTCCCCCGGACAGACCGCCCCGACTCTAGGCAGGTGCCGAGGCCGACTGCACACCTCGGGTTCGGTCCGAACGTTGAGCTCCTCACGGGGGACGGCATGATGCCGCTCGCGCTCGAGCTGCTCGCGAGGTCGGACGACCATGCCACGGAGACTTCCTCGGGCCGAGTCCTGCGCGTGATGGTGGAGATCACACGAGCCGTGGGGTCCCAGGGGGCGGTGGCCGGGCAGTATTACGGGGAGATATTGGGGCGCGTCTGGTCATCGTCTTCAGCGGACGGACGTCTAGATCTCGCATTCTTGGCCTATCACGCGTGTGGGAAGAGGGAGGGAGCCCTTCACGCTTGCGCGGGGGCTTGCGGGGCGATCATCGGAGGTGGGTGCGAGGAGGAGATCGAACGGCTGAGGGCTTACGGGTACTCCGTAGGGATGATTCTGGGGATCAGCAACTACGGTGGATCAGGTAAAGGGCAAGAAGTTGCGGAGTTCGAGGAAGTAATGGAGGAGATGAGACGAATGGCAATCATAAATTTGAAAGGTTTTAATGAATCCAAGGCTGAGGAAATTTCTTCTATTTTGAGGAGCAGCTAATGCTTAGGGCCAAGCCATGTCCTAGTATGATGATAAACCATACGTATGATTGGGTTGTTTCATCAACGTTCCTTGGCCGCCCTAATGTTGTTACGTTGTAGCTAGCTGGGactttttgttatattttgaTCGAAAAGTGGCAACAACATTCCAGCCATCAGATATTGTTATACGTGTTACTGATTGGAGCAGCGCATGAGTTCGGGTATCCTCGGCATGTACGATGAATGATGTGAAGCTTTTTTCTAATGAAGTTAGTGTATTGTGTACTAGCTAGATGGAGTACTTTATTGCACTTTCCAAGGTTCATGTGATTCTCGTGGGCTTAATTTGGACTCAGTTAGTTTTTTACGTGTCTCCTTGCAAAGACGCAAAAGTTGAAAGTGCTTCTACGATGTGAATGATCcactgcaaatatatataaaaataagcactaattctaccagcaagtatactgggtcagatcaagtaatatagtgatgaatagagtgtcgatcccacGATGATTAATTAAGTATTAAACCTATATTaaattctattattatctaagcaatcaaattgagagaattaactaattaactactaatcaacctaaatcgtcacaaagagcagaaagagaattgtatgaaaatatatcaattgaaagtgggaaaaacaaaatccaccctagtttcactaatcagattgccatcatgttatataaattaatagttATGTGgttattcaagtgagtttatcaagcctttaaaattaaagtcttaaacccctaattaatcattcagctcccgcatctctaattaataatggactctaaattataatcgtacaccttccagtgctatgattgtctaatgccctaaattaattatccctaatgtcttagcgaataactaactagaaacattacattaatccctggataatctctaattaaactaattaacgcagcttccgcatttaactaattggtctaatcaagaattcctaacaaacactatatcaactcccgtatcaatagtgtttctaacaattataaccaattaggaattaaaattgaaattataggaattgcaatcatgaattattaacacatctattaatcaTATAACATGGCGataatcatcatattagctatctagggtttcatcatattcccacaagAGAATCTTAGaacatcatggaattgaaaacacaattataattcaaaggagtcattgcaatagaattcatattcagcagtaaactcaagatattgaatcctaaaacaaaaacccaacaattcctttaaggaattgtctcttccacaattcttcgcttcaaatcaattgatccaggtgacggctccagacaagactctctccaaaaactctctaggttaaaagaatggtgaaagatggctccccccagggtttcctaatcttgttatgaggagtatttatatccaaaacaaaaaaaaagatttccgaaagatataggctggctccaaattgcgcaaaactcctcaatattgctcgtaattccatctaagtcctcaaagacctacaatatcaaattacac
Above is a window of Punica granatum isolate Tunisia-2019 chromosome 7, ASM765513v2, whole genome shotgun sequence DNA encoding:
- the LOC116212739 gene encoding CASP-like protein 2D1, which codes for MSLEVEGSSSTPKQLPALKMLDCTLRVSAIPLSIASISLTVTDHQSNETFGKIEFHNLLGLKYMVLISAICAAYAFTSAASSWLRVLAIKAWIFFLSDQVIAYLMVTSVAAVSEIVYLGYKGDREVTWSEACSSFGKFCSRMGIGLVFHALALCCFLSLSVISAFRAFSVFDPPCVSSKEEEEDRRDN
- the LOC116212987 gene encoding geranylgeranyl pyrophosphate synthase 3, chloroplastic-like, with product MEKALFHSVDGHAMLCFPSGSHHRRPCPVPRASMVTATPTSRSAAQSPSYWDAINLHIATHLEKSIPPRAVPSVSEPLRQLAIAAPRSSAPALCVAACELVGGTQDQAIDAAVALHLMHAAAFVHDHLPRTDRPDSRQVPRPTAHLGFGPNVELLTGDGMMPLALELLARSDDHATETSSGRVLRVMVEITRAVGSQGAVAGQYYGEILGRVWSSSSADGRLDLAFLAYHACGKREGALHACAGACGAIIGGGCEEEIERLRAYGYSVGMILGISNYGGSGKGQEVAEFEEVMEEMRRMAIINLKGFNESKAEEISSILRSS